Below is a genomic region from Pseudazoarcus pumilus.
GCGATCGCCCGCTGGAGCGCTCGGCCGACGAGGTCATGAAGCACGTGGCGCGTCTGTGGGGTTTCACCGTGCGCCTCGAAATCGAGCGCGAGCACGGCAGCGTCGAACTGCTGCAGGAGCTTCGCCACGACCGTCGGCGCGAGGCCGATTTCTCCTGATCCGCGCACGGCGCACTCGCCCGCATCGCTTACAATCGGCGCCTTAGCGCAGCGGAGTTCCCATGTTCTCGCCCCCCGAACCGATCTACACGGTCTCCGGCATTCGCGCGATCGAAGAGCGCGCCAAGCCGCAGGCTGACCCAACGCTGATGGAGCGTGCCGGTCGTGTCGCCGCCGAGGAGGCCGTGCGTCTGACCATGGACCGGCCCGGCACCGTGCTGATCGCCTGCGGGCCGGGCAACAACGGCGGCGACGGCTTCGTCATGGCGCGGCGCCTGCTGCAGGCGCGCCGCCCGGTCGTCGTGGCCTTCGCCGGCAAGACCGAGCGCCTGCCAGCCGACGCACGTGCCGCCCTCGAGGCCTGGCACGAGGCCGGTGGCGAGACCCTGTCCGAACTGCCCGACCCGCCGGCCGAAGGCTGGGCGCTGGTGGTCGACGCGCTCTTCGGCATCGGCCTGCAGCGCCCGCTCGAGGCACCCTACACGAACTGGATCGACACGCTCAACGCCCTGCCCGGCCCGCGTCTGGCCATCGACATCCCGAGTGGGCTCGATGCCAACACCGGCCGTTCCCTGGGCCGCGCCTTTCGCGCCACGCATACGCTCAGTTTCATCGCGCTCAAGCCCGGGCTGCTCACGCTCGACGGACCCGACCACGCCGGCGCGGTCACGGTGCGCACGCTCGATGTCGACCCCGAGGCCCTGCTCCCGGCCGAAGGCCAGCGGCTGCGACCGTCGATGTTCCGCGAGCATCTCGTACCGCGCCCGTTCAACACCCACAAGGGCAGCTTCGGCGACGCCGGCATCATCGGCGGCGCCAACGGCATGAACGGCGCCGCCCTGCTCGCCGGACGCGCGGCCCTCAAACTGGGCGCCGGACGCATCTTCGTCGGCATGATGGATCGCGATGCGCCGGCCGTGGACCTGATGCAGCCCGAACTGATGCTGCGCGCGCCGGCCGTGGTGCTCGACGCCGCCGGAGTACTCGCGCTCGGCCCCGGACTGGGCCTGGCCGACGAGGCACGCCGCATGATGGAGCGCGCCCTGCCGCTCGACATTCCGCTGATCCTCGACGCCGACGCGCTCAACCTGATCGCCGAGGACCACCGCCTCGAGCAGATCTGCGCGGGCCGTCGCGCAGCGACCATCCTCACACCCCATCCGGCCGAGGCCGGGCGCCTGCTCGGCAGCGACGCGGCCAGCGTACAGGCCGACCGCCTCGGCGCGGCCGCCGGGCTGGCACGCCGCTTCAACGCGCTGATCGCGCTCAAGGGCTGCGGCACGGTCGTCGCAGCGCCCGACGAGCGCTGGTGGATCAACTGCACCGGCCATCCCGGCATGGCCACGGCCGGCATGGGCGACGTGCTCACCGGACTGGTGACCGCGCTGATCGCCCAACACTGGCCGCTGGAATCCGCGCTGATCGCCGCGGTGCATCTGCATGGGGCGGCCGCCGACCGCCTCGCGCGCGAGGGCGTGGGCCCCATCGGCCTGACCTCGGGCGAAGTCATCGACGCCGCGCGTGCGGTCTTCAACGCCTGGATCGTGCAGGCTGCGACGCCGCTGCCGGAGTCCGCATGAAGCCGCCCCGTAACGGACTGATAGAATCGGCCCATGCCCCATCCGGACCGTCCATGATTTCCAATCAGCCTCTGTGCATCGAGATCCAGCGCAACGTCGCCACCGCGCTGGCCGAGGACGTCGGCGGCGGCGACCTCACCGCCTGCCTGATCGCCGCCGACACCGACGCGCGCGGGCGCGTGATCACGCGTGAGCCAGCCGTGCTGTGCGGTGCGGCCTGGTTCGACGCGACCTTCGCCGCCCTCGACCCGACCGCGACCGTGCTGTGGCATGTGCGCGACGGCGACGCGCTCGAGCCCGGTCAGACCCTGTGCGACATCGTCGCCGGCGCGCGCGTGCTGCTCACCGCCGAGCGCACGGCACTGAACTTCGTGCAATTGCTCTCGGCCACGGCGACCACCACGCGACGCTACGTCGAGGCCGTCGCCGGCACGCGCGCGAAAATCGTCGACACCCGCAAGACCCTGCCCGGCCTGCGCCTGGCGCAGAAGTATGCCGTGGCCACCGGCGGCGGCTACAACCACCGCATCGGCCTGTACGACGGCATCCTCATCAAGGAAAACCACATCCTCGCCGCCGGCGGCATCCGGGCGGCGCTCGAACGCGCGCGCCGGATCGCCCCTTCGGACGTCTTCATCGAAGTCGAAGTGGAGAACCTGAGTCAGCTCGAGGAAGCCTTGCAGGCCGGCGCGCCGATGATCCTGCTCGACAACATGGACGCGGAGACCATGCGCAATGCCGTGGCGCTGACCGGCGAGCGCGCCGAACTCGAAGCCTCGGGCGGGGTCAGCCTGGAGCGAGTTCGCGAGATCGCGGAGACCGGCGTACACCGCATCTCGGTCGGCGCACTGACCAAGGATGTGCGCGCCATCGACCTGTCGCTGCGCCACGTGGAAGAATAGATCGGGACGGCCATCGCGAATCCCGACCATCAACGCAATGCAAAACGGCCACCCCTGGGTGGCCGTTTTGCATTGACGCGCGTTCACATCAGCCGATGTGCCGGACGATGAATTCCTTCACCGCATCGACGTCGGGGGCCATCACCTCGACGTGCTGCGGCA
It encodes:
- a CDS encoding NAD(P)H-hydrate dehydratase, which gives rise to MFSPPEPIYTVSGIRAIEERAKPQADPTLMERAGRVAAEEAVRLTMDRPGTVLIACGPGNNGGDGFVMARRLLQARRPVVVAFAGKTERLPADARAALEAWHEAGGETLSELPDPPAEGWALVVDALFGIGLQRPLEAPYTNWIDTLNALPGPRLAIDIPSGLDANTGRSLGRAFRATHTLSFIALKPGLLTLDGPDHAGAVTVRTLDVDPEALLPAEGQRLRPSMFREHLVPRPFNTHKGSFGDAGIIGGANGMNGAALLAGRAALKLGAGRIFVGMMDRDAPAVDLMQPELMLRAPAVVLDAAGVLALGPGLGLADEARRMMERALPLDIPLILDADALNLIAEDHRLEQICAGRRAATILTPHPAEAGRLLGSDAASVQADRLGAAAGLARRFNALIALKGCGTVVAAPDERWWINCTGHPGMATAGMGDVLTGLVTALIAQHWPLESALIAAVHLHGAAADRLAREGVGPIGLTSGEVIDAARAVFNAWIVQAATPLPESA
- the nadC gene encoding carboxylating nicotinate-nucleotide diphosphorylase; amino-acid sequence: MISNQPLCIEIQRNVATALAEDVGGGDLTACLIAADTDARGRVITREPAVLCGAAWFDATFAALDPTATVLWHVRDGDALEPGQTLCDIVAGARVLLTAERTALNFVQLLSATATTTRRYVEAVAGTRAKIVDTRKTLPGLRLAQKYAVATGGGYNHRIGLYDGILIKENHILAAGGIRAALERARRIAPSDVFIEVEVENLSQLEEALQAGAPMILLDNMDAETMRNAVALTGERAELEASGGVSLERVREIAETGVHRISVGALTKDVRAIDLSLRHVEE